The window TTGATCGAACTTGGAAAGGCAAACGCTAGTCGCTCCATCATGCCCTTATCTAGAATCTCCTGCATCAAGCGCTGACGCGATCGAGAGGGAAGAATCCGAAAGCGATGCACGAACTCATTGGTAGCTTTGCGCCGAGATCGAGAGGGCGGCGAATGAGATCTTGGCAAGATCGCCGCTTCGGTAGCCCCGCCTCGAAGTCTATTTACGAAAGAGCTGATATCGGCGGTAAGTTGACCACGACCCCGCGCAAATGCAACCGCAATGAAGCGCTTCACGACAGGAGGCGTCGACATCAGATATTTAATAAAGATAGAATATGGATCTGCATCGATCGCCGCCAGCTCGAATGCCTCGTGAATAACCTGCCAATCAAGAAACGCGTAAGCGCGCTGATCGACTTGATACAGACGAACGAGTTGTTTTTTGAACACTACAAGTTCGCGACGTCGAACTGCTATTGCCATATTAAGGCAAAGGGAAAGTATCTGATTTAGCGGATCAAGATTATTCGAAACCCGATGATACCCAACCGATGAGTCGATGCCATTTACAATTACCATAGATGCAAGCACTAACGCATCGGTCTCGGCTTTACTATGAGCGCGGAGGAACTCTCCCTCTAGTCTAAAGCCGCCCAGAGCCCGTATAGCGACTAACTTTATGAAGAGATCGCTAAGATTCCACATGACGGCTAGTTCATATCCATAAACAAGCTGCCTTTCTGAGATCTCATACATTGGGTCGGAGAGAGCTTGAAATACTGAGAGTAGGTCCGGACCTAAGACGGGCCACCAAGCTTGCTTCAACGAATGAAATGCGTTCAGAATGCCATCAATATTGCTTATCTTATCCGTATGGAGTCCGAACGCATAAAGGTATCTTACAAATGAGCCAGCTGTCGCTACTCTGGGAGCACCGATCTTTCGGAGAAAAGATCTTACCCTGTTTGAAACCGCTCGTTTAAATTCAGAATTTTCGCTGGGTTTCGAAAGTACATGCTCGAAAGCAGCGATGGAATAGTCAGTATCATCAAGTCCGGCGACCGGGCTCGTGTCTAAGCTAAAGGTCGATCCCATCGTGAGGAGTCTTGTAAGCTCCGCTATGCGCGAAGTTCCAATAGCACTCAGCAGACGAGCTTGATCTGCAAGCGATCGATACTGCAGACAAATTCGCAAGAGGTCGAGTTCGGGGGAGCTCTTAGCAGCGCCTTCGGACTTTAGGTTCAAAAACCGCAGCGACATGCCCTCGACTTCAAGATGATCCCTGGGATTATTGTCAATGGAAAGACGAGCGTAATTGAGCCTCTTATCTAGGCCGGACAAAACACGTCGGTGAGTTGATGAAAGCATTTCGACCGTTCAGTTGAGGAAACCCACAATTACCACCGGAAAATGTCCGTTGTCGACAGACAGTTGGAACTGGCGGGGTAGCTGGCAGACTTTGAGGGACCGCCGCTGACAAACGACCGATACCGGCCATCTCAACGGCCGAGTATGGCTCCCATGGTCCGATCGAACTCGCTTCGACAACGCTCCACTTTGGGCGCATAATCGAAAACGTGCCTCTGGCCGATGAGCGGAGTTAGGCCGCCGACGCATTTGCGGCTCGATTTACGCAAAACGCGATCTCCGCCCCTCCGACCAACCTCAAAGATTGGCGCAGCCATGGAGACACCTTAGCCGACTTTCGCGAGATCTTTGGAAGGCCGTCCATTTCCGACTTTTCAACGATGTCGGTCAACAGCGGACAGTGCCAATGCAGGCTGCTAACCTCTCGGCAGCCGGCAGCCAAAGCCTGTTACGCTCCCTTCTCCGATAGGGATTCGAACCGTTCCAAGGGCAGCAGCCGCAAATACCTTGAATTGCGGTCACTCAGAACCGTACCAAATTGCCATCGTACGAAGCTTTGGAGAAAAATGGCGTCTCCAGGCACCAATCTCCGAAATTGGCGCATCTCTGGTACGGCGCCACCCTATGAGACGGCCCGTTTTGTTGGGCTTTTGGAGACTTTGGCTGCTGATGAGACGAGCACCTGAGGCGGCAGTGGCGGAGCGAGGGAGATTCGAACTCTCAGTATGCTTCCACATGAGAAAGCTGCGGAATCTATCTGAGAGATCTAAGCAACCACAAGTGCCAACTCTCCACCCCAAGGCACATTGAATGAAGCTCGCTCGTCTGACCGGTGCGACCGCAGATCTCGGCGTGGTCCTGGTGGCTGTGAGACAGGGCGGGCCTCAGGTTCTAACAATCCAGAACGCCACGGCCCTCCCTCCTGCCTCTTTCGAACTTGCTCATCGTCTCGCCGCGGCGCTGTCTTCGACGGCGGGCACGAGCCGGCAATCAACCCGCAATGACGCAGGATCGGCGACGCTTGCGATTTTCCGGCAGACATAGGCGTGCGTGTCGACATCGCCGATGACGTAGCCGCCGTGATAGAATACAGGATAGGAAGCGGCCCGCGCTTAGTTCCGATCCCGCGGTAGAGCCGCAGTGGGATATCACCGACAGGTCCCTGCGCCGAGAGATCGCGGAGTTAGGCCACGCGGGGAGTTCGGGCTGCAAGGCGCCGCGCGGCGCGTTACATCCTGCGCCTCCCTTGGGCTAAGGCTCATCTGATGTCCCTTCCTGACGCGACCACCGTGGCATGTCCGCGCTGGAGCGATTGCAAGTCTGGGCGCAGCCCATCGGCAGGCGCGATCGGATCACAATCACTTCACCGCCGTGAGTTGGCAATTCACGGAAACGCTTTTTGGCCTATTATCAATGCAACGTCCGCACGAACCACGGCCAACCCGCGCTATACATCGCCTCGCGGATCGCGCGATTGACCACGGCCTCGGTCTCAACCTGGGTCATCACTTCTACTTCACCGTTCGGGCAAATGCGAAAGCCGGCAGACTGTTCAAGCCACGCCGGGACCATAATCTTCTTCTTCACCCTCATCGTCGTCTCTCCTATGCACTTCACGGTATTTGCTCTCAACACCGGCGTCTGCGGCGCTTGCGGCAGCGAAGGCCGGATCGGCGATCTCTTCGAGCGCGGCACGAACGGCATCGTTCAGAACTTCGAAGCATTCGGCTTGGGGACGCATAGCTATCATGTGGGCGGTCTCGCCGGCCAGGTTGAGCAATCGAGTACGAATGTTGAGGAGCATCACTTCGAGGTAGCGCCGGACCAGCGCGAGTCGCGCAAGTTGGCCTGCTTCGAGTTGATCTTGGCGCTCCTCGCGCCGACGTTTCGCAGCCGTCAAGGCCACGCGTTCGGCGGTGAGTTTGTCACCGGCTGCGCCGCCGCGACCGGCCGCAACAGAGCGTAGATGCGTAAACGCCTCGCGGCGCACTTCGTCGAGATCGTATTGGCCG is drawn from Nitrobacteraceae bacterium AZCC 2146 and contains these coding sequences:
- a CDS encoding hypothetical protein (product_source=COG4111; cog=COG4111) yields the protein MKLARLTGATADLGVVLVAVRQGGPQVLTIQNATALPPASFELAHRLAAALSSTAGTSRQSTRNDAGSATLAIFRQT
- a CDS encoding hypothetical protein (product_source=Hypo-rule applied), coding for MRVKKKIMVPAWLEQSAGFRICPNGEVEVMTQVETEAVVNRAIREAMYSAGWPWFVRTLH
- a CDS encoding histone H3/H4 (product_source=COG2036; cog=COG2036; superfamily=140376) — protein: MATIAQAAAHICCSRAQFDQYLAEGAVTRRPSGQYDLDEVRREAFTHLRSVAAGRGGAAGDKLTAERVALTAAKRRREERQDQLEAGQLARLALVRRYLEVMLLNIRTRLLNLAGETAHMIAMRPQAECFEVLNDAVRAALEEIADPAFAAASAADAGVESKYREVHRRDDDEGEEEDYGPGVA